Proteins co-encoded in one Hemibagrus wyckioides isolate EC202008001 linkage group LG26, SWU_Hwy_1.0, whole genome shotgun sequence genomic window:
- the LOC131347125 gene encoding uncharacterized protein LOC131347125 isoform X5 — MAGSGSNSGNRDCPDSVSPHASMTRNSDDFFATVNKLTSEARNKACNRYKQFDPPFVAFPNTQNPCGAGDFVTDEMSGYGGIDFVAVDEFRNGYGFNDSRRSRTHRGRWAGRNGGYYERPERGGYPPRHYRRGRRGNLRRHGKGPDILSGGSESGPGPVPGSMGAVQRTFSPTGMDLGAELDYISRRREKDKLRKRRRRALKAAAKAQAAKTAQEAPDLRIIATVDEAAGAGTETLQVQPEHDVRKRKERPTADDEPERKTVRTEPSGGDHSSTENSTNKMEAAERTHRTASNPAAPGHSTAGHTEETKEDVTPAPASTSAAEGQSFKKKHLEAKTEHATHSTKPYSRRLRKLHNEQRKQGYFGMKITAQRLAFICSVCKFRSFYRKNMTAHLQSQFHKDHFKFLSEHLPKATVDFLQSHFSNKHKKVENLINQIPDHRATICQLYEDQDLTQDISMDHFMRKAEAAHCLACDVYMPMQKTLIQEHLNSPDHKCNCQAMMVHSKQSGLSIAQSILSERYIRKKLKLYLKDSVVTDGPEVEPEEAWSAGQRTAPETDMMTQEAELCECVNRAVKRRRDEENQEGELCGQVNQAGERIRDGKDQEAELCGQVNQAGERIRDGKDQEVELCGQVNQALERISDGKDQEARSLCGQVNQAVERRRDGKDQEAESLCGQVNQAVERRRDGKYQEAESLCGQVNQAVERRRDGKDQEAESLCGQVNQAVERRRDGKDQEAESLCGQVNQAVERRRDGKDQEAESLCGQVNQAVERRRDGKDQEAESLCGQAVQAAGAVINKKGQQSEAVCEETVPAVETIKNVPEEPEQHHPTNSLFDLLDDEDDVEGVELGEEEMGEADI, encoded by the exons ATGGCGGGTTCAGGATCTAATTCAG GAAACCGCGACTGTCCAGACTCGGTGTCTCCTCACGCTTCCATGACGAGGAACTCGGATGACTTTTTCGCTACGGTGAACAAGCTCACGTCCGAAGCTCGGAACAAGGCGTGTAACAG GTATAAACAGTTTGACCCGCCTTTCGTCGCATTCCCCAACACCCAGAACCCCTGTGGCGCCGGCGACTTTGTTACAGACGAGATGTCTGGGTACGGGGGTATAGACTTTGTTGCGGTGGATGAATTCCGAAATGGTTACGGCTTTAACGACTCCAGGAGGTCCAGGACTCACAGAGGCAGATGGGCTGGACGCAACGGGGGTTACTACGAGCGCCCAGAACGTGGGGGTTACCCTCCTCGCCACTACCGACGGGGCAGAAGGGGCAATCTCAGGAGACATGGGAAAGGACCGGACATTCTCAGTGGAGGCAGTGAATCCGGGCCTGGGCCTGTGCCCGGGTCTATGGGTGCGGTCCAGAGAACTTTCAGCCCTACGGGGATGGACCTCGGGGCAGAGCTTGATTACATCAGCAGGAGGAGGGAGAAAGATAAGCTAAGGAAACGCAGAAGGAGAGCGCTGAAGGCTGCGGCAAAGGCGCAAGCAGCGAAGACGGCGCAGGAAGCACCGGACCTCCGTATTATAGCAACAGTAGATGAAGCAGCTGGTGCAGGAACTGAAACG ctgcaggtTCAACCCGAGCATGacgtgaggaagaggaaggagagGCCGACCGCAGACGACGAGCCGGAGCGTAAAACTGTCAGGACTGAGCCCTCAGGAGGTGACCATTCCAGCACTG AAAATTCCACCAACAAGATGGAGGCAGCTGAGAGAACTCATAGAACT GCCTCCAACCCAGCAGCTCCAGGACATAGTACTG CAGGTCACACCGAGGAGACCAAGGAGGATGTGACTCCTGCCCCA GCCTCCACATCAGCAGCAGAAGGACAGAGCTTCA agaagaaacaTCTGGAAGCCAAGACTGAGCACG CGACGCATTCCACAAAGCCATACAGCAGACGGCTTCGGAAGCTCCATAATGAACAGAGGAAGCAGGGCTACTTCGGAATGAAGATCACAGCCCAGAG GCTAGCTTTTATATGTTCGGTGTGCAAGTTCCGCTCATTCTACAGGAAGAATATGACAGCGCAtctgcagagtcaattccaCAAAGATCACTTCAAGTTCCTGTCCGAACATCTCCCCAAAGCCACTGTGGACTTCCTGCAG tcacATTTCAGTAATAAGCATAAGAAGGTTGAAAATCTCATTAATCAGATACCAGATCACCGTGCTACCATCTGTCAGCTGTATGAAGATCAGGACCTGACTCAAG atatcaGTATGGATCACTTCATGAGGAAGGCAGAAGCAGCTCACTGTCTAGCGTGTGATGTATACATGCCCATGCAGAAGACTTTAATTCAggaacacctcaactctcctgatCATAAATGCAActgccag GCCATGATGGTACATTCCAAACAATCAGGGCTGtccattgcccagagcatcctTAGTGAAAGATACATCCGCAAGAAGCTGAAACTTTACCTTAAA GACTCTGTGGTAACGGATGGGCCTGAAGTGGAACCAGAAGAAGCATGGTCAGCAGGGCAACGGACAGCTCCAGAAACAGATATGATGACTCAAGAGGCGGAgctatgtgaatgtgtgaaccGAGCtgtaaagagaagaagagatgaGGAAAACCAAGAGGGGGAGCTATGTGGACAGGTCAATCAAGCtggagagagaataagagatgGGAAAGACCAAGAGGCGGAGCTATGTGGACAGGTCAATCAAGCtggagagagaataagagatgGGAAAGACCAAGAGGTGGAGCTATGTGGACAGGTCAATCAAGCTTTAGAGAGAATAAGTGATGGGAAAGACCAAGAAGCGAGGTCATTGTGTGGACAGGTCAACCAAGCtgtagagagaagaagagatggaAAAGACCAAGAGGCCGAGTCATTGTGTGGACAGGTCAACCAAGCtgtagagagaagaagagatggaAAATACCAAGAGGCCGAGTCATTGTGTGGACAGGTCAACCAAGCtgtagagagaagaagagatggaAAAGACCAAGAGGCCGAGTCATTGTGTGGACAGGTCAACCAAGCtgtagagagaagaagagatggaAAAGACCAAGAGGCCGAGTCATTGTGTGGACAGGTCAACCAAGCtgtagagagaagaagagatggaAAAGACCAAGAGGCCGAGTCATTGTGTGGACAGGTCAACCAAGCtgtagagagaagaagagatggaAAAGACCAAGAGGCCGAGTCATTGTGTGGACAGGCAGTCCAGGCTGCAGGGGCAGTAATAAATAAGAAGGGGCAGCAGTCAGAGGCAGTGTGTGAAGAGACGGTTCCAGCTGTAGAGACAATAAAGAACGTACCTGAGGAACCTGAACAGCATCATCCAACAAATTCGCTGTTTGACCTGCTGGATGACGAGGATGATGTAGAAGGTGTGGAGTTGGGGGAGGAAGAAATGGGAGAGGCTGACATTTGA
- the LOC131347125 gene encoding uncharacterized protein LOC131347125 isoform X3, producing the protein MAGSGSNSGNRDCPDSVSPHASMTRNSDDFFATVNKLTSEARNKACNRYKQFDPPFVAFPNTQNPCGAGDFVTDEMSGYGGIDFVAVDEFRNGYGFNDSRRSRTHRGRWAGRNGGYYERPERGGYPPRHYRRGRRGNLRRHGKGPDILSGGSESGPGPVPGSMGAVQRTFSPTGMDLGAELDYISRRREKDKLRKRRRRALKAAAKAQAAKTAQEAPDLRIIATVDEAAGAGTETLQVQPEHDVRKRKERPTADDEPERKTVRTEPSGENSTNKMEAAERTHRTASNPAAPGHSTVLSIEEELARLKMKLQQKKVPLSDSAGHTEETKEDVTPAPASTSAAEGQSFKKKHLEAKTEHATHSTKPYSRRLRKLHNEQRKQGYFGMKITAQRLAFICSVCKFRSFYRKNMTAHLQSQFHKDHFKFLSEHLPKATVDFLQSHFSNKHKKVENLINQIPDHRATICQLYEDQDLTQDISMDHFMRKAEAAHCLACDVYMPMQKTLIQEHLNSPDHKCNCQAMMVHSKQSGLSIAQSILSERYIRKKLKLYLKDSVVTDGPEVEPEEAWSAGQRTAPETDMMTQEAELCECVNRAVKRRRDEENQEGELCGQVNQAGERIRDGKDQEAELCGQVNQAGERIRDGKDQEVELCGQVNQALERISDGKDQEARSLCGQVNQAVERRRDGKDQEAESLCGQVNQAVERRRDGKYQEAESLCGQVNQAVERRRDGKDQEAESLCGQVNQAVERRRDGKDQEAESLCGQVNQAVERRRDGKDQEAESLCGQVNQAVERRRDGKDQEAESLCGQAVQAAGAVINKKGQQSEAVCEETVPAVETIKNVPEEPEQHHPTNSLFDLLDDEDDVEGVELGEEEMGEADI; encoded by the exons ATGGCGGGTTCAGGATCTAATTCAG GAAACCGCGACTGTCCAGACTCGGTGTCTCCTCACGCTTCCATGACGAGGAACTCGGATGACTTTTTCGCTACGGTGAACAAGCTCACGTCCGAAGCTCGGAACAAGGCGTGTAACAG GTATAAACAGTTTGACCCGCCTTTCGTCGCATTCCCCAACACCCAGAACCCCTGTGGCGCCGGCGACTTTGTTACAGACGAGATGTCTGGGTACGGGGGTATAGACTTTGTTGCGGTGGATGAATTCCGAAATGGTTACGGCTTTAACGACTCCAGGAGGTCCAGGACTCACAGAGGCAGATGGGCTGGACGCAACGGGGGTTACTACGAGCGCCCAGAACGTGGGGGTTACCCTCCTCGCCACTACCGACGGGGCAGAAGGGGCAATCTCAGGAGACATGGGAAAGGACCGGACATTCTCAGTGGAGGCAGTGAATCCGGGCCTGGGCCTGTGCCCGGGTCTATGGGTGCGGTCCAGAGAACTTTCAGCCCTACGGGGATGGACCTCGGGGCAGAGCTTGATTACATCAGCAGGAGGAGGGAGAAAGATAAGCTAAGGAAACGCAGAAGGAGAGCGCTGAAGGCTGCGGCAAAGGCGCAAGCAGCGAAGACGGCGCAGGAAGCACCGGACCTCCGTATTATAGCAACAGTAGATGAAGCAGCTGGTGCAGGAACTGAAACG ctgcaggtTCAACCCGAGCATGacgtgaggaagaggaaggagagGCCGACCGCAGACGACGAGCCGGAGCGTAAAACTGTCAGGACTGAGCCCTCAGGAG AAAATTCCACCAACAAGATGGAGGCAGCTGAGAGAACTCATAGAACT GCCTCCAACCCAGCAGCTCCAGGACATAGTACTG TTTTATCTATTGAAGAGGAACTTGCTCGGCTTAAAATGAAGCTCCAGCAGAAGAAGGTTCCACTCTCGGACAGTG CAGGTCACACCGAGGAGACCAAGGAGGATGTGACTCCTGCCCCA GCCTCCACATCAGCAGCAGAAGGACAGAGCTTCA agaagaaacaTCTGGAAGCCAAGACTGAGCACG CGACGCATTCCACAAAGCCATACAGCAGACGGCTTCGGAAGCTCCATAATGAACAGAGGAAGCAGGGCTACTTCGGAATGAAGATCACAGCCCAGAG GCTAGCTTTTATATGTTCGGTGTGCAAGTTCCGCTCATTCTACAGGAAGAATATGACAGCGCAtctgcagagtcaattccaCAAAGATCACTTCAAGTTCCTGTCCGAACATCTCCCCAAAGCCACTGTGGACTTCCTGCAG tcacATTTCAGTAATAAGCATAAGAAGGTTGAAAATCTCATTAATCAGATACCAGATCACCGTGCTACCATCTGTCAGCTGTATGAAGATCAGGACCTGACTCAAG atatcaGTATGGATCACTTCATGAGGAAGGCAGAAGCAGCTCACTGTCTAGCGTGTGATGTATACATGCCCATGCAGAAGACTTTAATTCAggaacacctcaactctcctgatCATAAATGCAActgccag GCCATGATGGTACATTCCAAACAATCAGGGCTGtccattgcccagagcatcctTAGTGAAAGATACATCCGCAAGAAGCTGAAACTTTACCTTAAA GACTCTGTGGTAACGGATGGGCCTGAAGTGGAACCAGAAGAAGCATGGTCAGCAGGGCAACGGACAGCTCCAGAAACAGATATGATGACTCAAGAGGCGGAgctatgtgaatgtgtgaaccGAGCtgtaaagagaagaagagatgaGGAAAACCAAGAGGGGGAGCTATGTGGACAGGTCAATCAAGCtggagagagaataagagatgGGAAAGACCAAGAGGCGGAGCTATGTGGACAGGTCAATCAAGCtggagagagaataagagatgGGAAAGACCAAGAGGTGGAGCTATGTGGACAGGTCAATCAAGCTTTAGAGAGAATAAGTGATGGGAAAGACCAAGAAGCGAGGTCATTGTGTGGACAGGTCAACCAAGCtgtagagagaagaagagatggaAAAGACCAAGAGGCCGAGTCATTGTGTGGACAGGTCAACCAAGCtgtagagagaagaagagatggaAAATACCAAGAGGCCGAGTCATTGTGTGGACAGGTCAACCAAGCtgtagagagaagaagagatggaAAAGACCAAGAGGCCGAGTCATTGTGTGGACAGGTCAACCAAGCtgtagagagaagaagagatggaAAAGACCAAGAGGCCGAGTCATTGTGTGGACAGGTCAACCAAGCtgtagagagaagaagagatggaAAAGACCAAGAGGCCGAGTCATTGTGTGGACAGGTCAACCAAGCtgtagagagaagaagagatggaAAAGACCAAGAGGCCGAGTCATTGTGTGGACAGGCAGTCCAGGCTGCAGGGGCAGTAATAAATAAGAAGGGGCAGCAGTCAGAGGCAGTGTGTGAAGAGACGGTTCCAGCTGTAGAGACAATAAAGAACGTACCTGAGGAACCTGAACAGCATCATCCAACAAATTCGCTGTTTGACCTGCTGGATGACGAGGATGATGTAGAAGGTGTGGAGTTGGGGGAGGAAGAAATGGGAGAGGCTGACATTTGA
- the LOC131347125 gene encoding uncharacterized protein LOC131347125 isoform X7, with translation MSGYGGIDFVAVDEFRNGYGFNDSRRSRTHRGRWAGRNGGYYERPERGGYPPRHYRRGRRGNLRRHGKGPDILSGGSESGPGPVPGSMGAVQRTFSPTGMDLGAELDYISRRREKDKLRKRRRRALKAAAKAQAAKTAQEAPDLRIIATVDEAAGAGTETLQVQPEHDVRKRKERPTADDEPERKTVRTEPSGGDHSSTENSTNKMEAAERTHRTASNPAAPGHSTVLSIEEELARLKMKLQQKKVPLSDSAGHTEETKEDVTPAPASTSAAEGQSFKKKHLEAKTEHATHSTKPYSRRLRKLHNEQRKQGYFGMKITAQRLAFICSVCKFRSFYRKNMTAHLQSQFHKDHFKFLSEHLPKATVDFLQSHFSNKHKKVENLINQIPDHRATICQLYEDQDLTQDISMDHFMRKAEAAHCLACDVYMPMQKTLIQEHLNSPDHKCNCQAMMVHSKQSGLSIAQSILSERYIRKKLKLYLKDSVVTDGPEVEPEEAWSAGQRTAPETDMMTQEAELCECVNRAVKRRRDEENQEGELCGQVNQAGERIRDGKDQEAELCGQVNQAGERIRDGKDQEVELCGQVNQALERISDGKDQEARSLCGQVNQAVERRRDGKDQEAESLCGQVNQAVERRRDGKYQEAESLCGQVNQAVERRRDGKDQEAESLCGQVNQAVERRRDGKDQEAESLCGQVNQAVERRRDGKDQEAESLCGQVNQAVERRRDGKDQEAESLCGQAVQAAGAVINKKGQQSEAVCEETVPAVETIKNVPEEPEQHHPTNSLFDLLDDEDDVEGVELGEEEMGEADI, from the exons ATGTCTGGGTACGGGGGTATAGACTTTGTTGCGGTGGATGAATTCCGAAATGGTTACGGCTTTAACGACTCCAGGAGGTCCAGGACTCACAGAGGCAGATGGGCTGGACGCAACGGGGGTTACTACGAGCGCCCAGAACGTGGGGGTTACCCTCCTCGCCACTACCGACGGGGCAGAAGGGGCAATCTCAGGAGACATGGGAAAGGACCGGACATTCTCAGTGGAGGCAGTGAATCCGGGCCTGGGCCTGTGCCCGGGTCTATGGGTGCGGTCCAGAGAACTTTCAGCCCTACGGGGATGGACCTCGGGGCAGAGCTTGATTACATCAGCAGGAGGAGGGAGAAAGATAAGCTAAGGAAACGCAGAAGGAGAGCGCTGAAGGCTGCGGCAAAGGCGCAAGCAGCGAAGACGGCGCAGGAAGCACCGGACCTCCGTATTATAGCAACAGTAGATGAAGCAGCTGGTGCAGGAACTGAAACG ctgcaggtTCAACCCGAGCATGacgtgaggaagaggaaggagagGCCGACCGCAGACGACGAGCCGGAGCGTAAAACTGTCAGGACTGAGCCCTCAGGAGGTGACCATTCCAGCACTG AAAATTCCACCAACAAGATGGAGGCAGCTGAGAGAACTCATAGAACT GCCTCCAACCCAGCAGCTCCAGGACATAGTACTG TTTTATCTATTGAAGAGGAACTTGCTCGGCTTAAAATGAAGCTCCAGCAGAAGAAGGTTCCACTCTCGGACAGTG CAGGTCACACCGAGGAGACCAAGGAGGATGTGACTCCTGCCCCA GCCTCCACATCAGCAGCAGAAGGACAGAGCTTCA agaagaaacaTCTGGAAGCCAAGACTGAGCACG CGACGCATTCCACAAAGCCATACAGCAGACGGCTTCGGAAGCTCCATAATGAACAGAGGAAGCAGGGCTACTTCGGAATGAAGATCACAGCCCAGAG GCTAGCTTTTATATGTTCGGTGTGCAAGTTCCGCTCATTCTACAGGAAGAATATGACAGCGCAtctgcagagtcaattccaCAAAGATCACTTCAAGTTCCTGTCCGAACATCTCCCCAAAGCCACTGTGGACTTCCTGCAG tcacATTTCAGTAATAAGCATAAGAAGGTTGAAAATCTCATTAATCAGATACCAGATCACCGTGCTACCATCTGTCAGCTGTATGAAGATCAGGACCTGACTCAAG atatcaGTATGGATCACTTCATGAGGAAGGCAGAAGCAGCTCACTGTCTAGCGTGTGATGTATACATGCCCATGCAGAAGACTTTAATTCAggaacacctcaactctcctgatCATAAATGCAActgccag GCCATGATGGTACATTCCAAACAATCAGGGCTGtccattgcccagagcatcctTAGTGAAAGATACATCCGCAAGAAGCTGAAACTTTACCTTAAA GACTCTGTGGTAACGGATGGGCCTGAAGTGGAACCAGAAGAAGCATGGTCAGCAGGGCAACGGACAGCTCCAGAAACAGATATGATGACTCAAGAGGCGGAgctatgtgaatgtgtgaaccGAGCtgtaaagagaagaagagatgaGGAAAACCAAGAGGGGGAGCTATGTGGACAGGTCAATCAAGCtggagagagaataagagatgGGAAAGACCAAGAGGCGGAGCTATGTGGACAGGTCAATCAAGCtggagagagaataagagatgGGAAAGACCAAGAGGTGGAGCTATGTGGACAGGTCAATCAAGCTTTAGAGAGAATAAGTGATGGGAAAGACCAAGAAGCGAGGTCATTGTGTGGACAGGTCAACCAAGCtgtagagagaagaagagatggaAAAGACCAAGAGGCCGAGTCATTGTGTGGACAGGTCAACCAAGCtgtagagagaagaagagatggaAAATACCAAGAGGCCGAGTCATTGTGTGGACAGGTCAACCAAGCtgtagagagaagaagagatggaAAAGACCAAGAGGCCGAGTCATTGTGTGGACAGGTCAACCAAGCtgtagagagaagaagagatggaAAAGACCAAGAGGCCGAGTCATTGTGTGGACAGGTCAACCAAGCtgtagagagaagaagagatggaAAAGACCAAGAGGCCGAGTCATTGTGTGGACAGGTCAACCAAGCtgtagagagaagaagagatggaAAAGACCAAGAGGCCGAGTCATTGTGTGGACAGGCAGTCCAGGCTGCAGGGGCAGTAATAAATAAGAAGGGGCAGCAGTCAGAGGCAGTGTGTGAAGAGACGGTTCCAGCTGTAGAGACAATAAAGAACGTACCTGAGGAACCTGAACAGCATCATCCAACAAATTCGCTGTTTGACCTGCTGGATGACGAGGATGATGTAGAAGGTGTGGAGTTGGGGGAGGAAGAAATGGGAGAGGCTGACATTTGA